The proteins below come from a single Miscanthus floridulus cultivar M001 chromosome 1, ASM1932011v1, whole genome shotgun sequence genomic window:
- the LOC136536158 gene encoding 5-pentadecatrienyl resorcinol O-methyltransferase-like has protein sequence MQANTCVLVSASLVINPQGHRPEHNTMALSSEYDSRELLQAQVELWNQTYSFMKSVALAVALDLRIADAIHRCGGTATLSQILGEIGVNPCKLAGLRRLMRVLTVSGTFAIQPSSAQTTSSESDGREPVYKLTIASRLLVSSNGSGESSATASLSPMLNHVLSTFHDSPLSMGLTAWFRNGEDEQEPIPCPFTQMHGVTLWELSGRDDAINASVNNALAADSHFLMQVVLKEFGDIFHGIDSLVDVGGGVGGAAMAIVTAFPCLKCTVLDLHHVVAKAPSISIGNVQFIAGDMFESIPPANAVFRKCIFHDWSDDECIKILKNCKQAIPSRDAGGKVIIIDIVIGSNSSDTKLLETQIICDLDIMKIGGVERDEQEWKKIFLEAGFNDYNIMSVLGLRSIIELYP, from the exons ATGCAAGCTAACACTTGTGTTTTGGTCTCTGCTAGCTTAGTAATAAACCCACAGGGCCACAGGCCAGAGCATAATACAATGGCACTCAGCAGCGAGTACGACAGCAGGGAATTGCTCCAAGCGCAGGTCGAGCTGTGGAACCAGACCTACAGCTTTATGAAGTCGGTGGCACTCGCCGTTGCCTTGGACCTCCGCATCGCCGATGCAATCCACCGctgcggtggcaccgccaccctctCCCAGATACTGGGAGAGATTGGTGTCAACCCTTGTAAGCTTGCTGGTCTCCGGCGCCTAATGCGTGTTCTCACCGTCTCAGGAACCTTCGCCATCCAGCCATCATCAGCACAAACCACGTCGTCGGAGTCGGACGGGCGCGAACCTGTCTATAAGCTCACAATAGCGTCCCGCCTCCTTGTCAGCAGCAACGGCAGCGGCGAGAGCTCGGCGACAGCGAGCTTGTCTCCCATGCTGAACCACGTGCTTAGCACCTTCCATGACTCGCCGCTCAGCATGGGGCTCACTGCGTGGTTCCGGAATGGTGAAGATGAACAGGAGCCGATCCCTTGCCCGTTCACCCAGATGCACGGCGTGACCTTGTGGGAGTTGTCCGGGCGTGACGACGCAATAAACGCGTCGGTCAACAACGCCCTGGCCGCAGACAGCCACTTCTTGATGCAGGTTGTCTTGAAGGAGTTTGGCGACATCTTCCACGGGATAGACTCGCTGGTCGACGTCGGCGGCGGGGTTGGGggagccgccatggccatcgtGACGGCGTTTCCGTGTTTGAAGTGTACCGTGCTGGACCTCCATCACGTTGTCGCCAAGGCTCCTTCCATTTCTATTGGTAACGTACAATTTATTGCGGGCGACATGTTTGAGAGCATTCCACCCGCAAACGCTGTCTTCCGCAAG TGCATTTTTCATGACTGGAGCGATGACGAGTGTATCAAGATATTAAAGAATTGCAAACAAGCTATCCCTTCAAGAGATGCTGGAGGAAAGGTAATAATCATTGATATTGTGATTGGATCTAACTCATCAGACACCAAGCTCCTAGAGACACAAATAATTTGTGATCTCGATATCATGAAAATTGGTGGTGTTGAACGAGATGAGCAAGAGTGGAAGAAAATATTCCTCGAAGCTGGATTTAATGACTACAATATTATGTCGGTTCTGGGCCTCCGATCGATCATTGAGCTATATCCGTGA
- the LOC136536167 gene encoding 5-pentadecatrienyl resorcinol O-methyltransferase-like, with the protein MVVLSSEGDSKELLQAHVELLNQTYSFMKSVALAVALDLRIADAIHCCGGAATLSQILGEIGVSPCKLAGLRRLMRVLTVSGTFTIQPSSAETTSSESDGREPVYKLTTVSRLLVGSNSGDESSVTASLSPMLNHVLSPFRDSALSMGLTAWFWHDEDEQAPRPGPCPFTLMHGGTLWEVSGRDNAVNASVNNAMAADSHFLMQVVLKEFGDIFHGINSLVDVAGGLGGAAVAIAAAFPCLKCTVLELPHVVAKAPSISIGNVQFVAGDMFESIPLANAVFLKWIFHDWSDDECIKILKNCKQAIPSRDAGGKVIIIDIVIGSNSSDTKLLETQIICDLDIMKIGGVERDEQEWKKIFLEAGFKDYNIMSVLGLRSIIELYP; encoded by the exons ATGGTAGTACTCAGCAGCGAGGGCGACAGCAAGGAGTTGCTCCAAGCCCATGTCGAGCTGTTGAACCAGACCTACAGCTTTATGAAGTCGGTGGCACTCGCCGTTGCCTTGGACCTCCGCATCGCCGACGCAATCCACTGCTGCGGTGGCGCCGCCACCCTCTCCCAGATACTCGGAGAGATTGGTGTCAGCCCATGTAAGCTTGCCGGCCTTCGTCGCCTAATGCGCGTTCTCACCGTCTCAGGAACCTTCACCATCCAGCCATCATCAGCGGAAACCACGTCGTCAGAGTCGGACGGGCGCGAACCTGTCTATAAGCTGACAACAGTGTCCCGCCTCCTCGTCGGCAGCAACAGCGGCGACGAGAGCTCGGTGACGGCGAGCTTGTCTCCTATGCTGAACCACGTGCTTAGCCCCTTCCGTGACTCGGCGCTCAGCATGGGGCTCACTGCGTGGTTCTGGCATGATGAAGATGAACAGGCGCCTAGGCCTGGCCCTTGCCCGTTCACCCTGATGCACGGCGGGACCTTGTGGGAGGTGTCCGGGCGTGACAACGCAGTAAACGCGTCGGTCAACAACGCCATGGCTGCAGATAGCCACTTCCTAATGCAGGTTGTCTTGAAGGAGTTTGGCGACATCTTCCATGGGATAAACTCGCTGGTCGACGTCGCCGGCGGGCTTGGAGgagccgccgtggccatcgcggCGGCATTTCCGTGTTTGAAGTGTACCGTGCTGGAGCTCCCTCACGTTGTTGCCAAGGCTCCTTCCATTTCTATTGGCAACGTGCAGTTTGTTGCTGGTGACATGTTTGAGAGCATTCCACTAGCAAATGCTGTCTTCCTCAAG TGGATTTTTCATGACTGGAGCGATGACGAGTGTATCAAGATATTAAAGAATTGCAAGCAAGCTATCCCTTCGAGAGATGCTGGAGGAAAGGTAATAATCATTGATATTGTGATTGGATCTAACTCATCAGACACCAAGCTCCTAGAGACACAAATAATTTGTGATCTCGATATCATGAAAATTGGTGGTGTTGAACGAGATGAGCAAGAGTGGAAGAAAATATTCCTCGAAGCTGGATTTAAGGACTACAATATTATGTCGGTTCTGGGCCTCCGATCGATCATTGAGCTATATCCGTGA